A window of Formosa sp. Hel1_31_208 contains these coding sequences:
- a CDS encoding G-D-S-L family lipolytic protein, translating into MKTIKYILLSAVLIGFTACNDEEDFDMTAPEVVLPELTAGSADFSNYVAVGASFTAGFSDNALFIATQENSFPNLLAKQFAKVGGGDFTQPLMNDNIGGFLFGGSPMQDGSFGPRLYFYNDPDPSDDFDSGPYPLGVVPDELDFTPELPTTEALNNLGGIFNNIGVPGAKSFHGPLNGYGAFNPYFGRMASSPTASMLEDALAQNPTFFTLSEIGGGNDVLAYAVSGGTGVDRTGNTNPSTYNSNDITDPNVFAQSFSTMVAALTQNGAKGVVTTVPDITSLSHFTTVPHNPLDPNDPDNGPDLVAQIPTLNQIYGALNQIFAVADPSRIITFSTTETNPVVIKDEDLLDLSGTIAAALGPDPAFAAFIGQFGLPPQAAPQVAGFLGGAYGQARQATENDLLVLPSSSIIGKVNEDVATALAALLPPEVAGQFAVEGITLPLEDKWVLTPQEQTLIATATASYNGTILAITDANPNVALVDLRAVLEQASISGYAYDDYIMTTDLVFGGLVSLDGIHLTSRGYGLMAREFLVAIDEAFGSNFIASGSTPNAGNLPTNFSSSLQ; encoded by the coding sequence ATGAAAACTATAAAATATATTTTACTTTCAGCTGTACTTATTGGTTTCACAGCTTGCAACGATGAAGAAGATTTCGATATGACTGCACCAGAAGTTGTTCTTCCAGAACTAACTGCTGGCTCTGCCGATTTTTCAAATTATGTAGCCGTTGGAGCTTCTTTTACAGCAGGATTTTCAGACAACGCATTATTCATTGCTACGCAAGAGAATTCGTTTCCTAATTTATTGGCTAAACAATTTGCCAAAGTAGGAGGTGGAGATTTCACACAACCATTAATGAATGATAATATTGGAGGTTTCTTGTTTGGAGGGAGTCCAATGCAAGATGGTAGTTTTGGACCTAGACTATATTTTTATAACGATCCTGACCCAAGCGATGATTTTGATTCTGGACCATATCCACTAGGTGTGGTGCCTGATGAGTTGGATTTCACACCAGAGTTGCCTACCACAGAAGCACTTAATAACCTAGGAGGAATCTTTAATAATATTGGTGTTCCAGGAGCAAAAAGTTTTCATGGACCTCTAAATGGTTACGGAGCTTTTAATCCTTACTTTGGTCGTATGGCGAGTTCCCCTACAGCATCTATGTTAGAAGATGCATTGGCTCAAAATCCCACATTTTTTACACTTTCCGAAATTGGTGGTGGTAATGATGTTTTAGCCTACGCTGTATCAGGTGGTACAGGTGTAGACCGAACAGGTAATACAAATCCATCGACTTATAATAGTAATGATATAACAGATCCAAATGTTTTTGCCCAATCATTTAGTACTATGGTGGCTGCTTTGACACAAAATGGAGCTAAAGGCGTAGTAACCACTGTGCCAGATATTACAAGTTTATCTCACTTTACAACGGTACCTCACAATCCATTAGATCCAAATGATCCAGATAATGGACCAGACCTTGTAGCTCAAATACCGACATTAAACCAAATATACGGTGCATTAAACCAAATATTTGCTGTTGCAGATCCTTCTCGTATAATTACATTTTCAACGACGGAAACTAATCCCGTCGTAATTAAAGATGAAGACTTACTAGATCTATCTGGCACGATAGCAGCAGCTTTAGGGCCAGATCCTGCGTTTGCAGCGTTTATTGGACAGTTTGGCTTACCACCTCAAGCGGCTCCGCAGGTTGCTGGATTTTTAGGAGGTGCTTACGGACAAGCAAGACAAGCTACCGAAAATGATTTATTAGTGTTACCAAGTAGTTCTATTATTGGTAAAGTAAACGAAGATGTTGCAACAGCATTAGCTGCATTATTACCACCTGAAGTGGCAGGTCAATTTGCAGTTGAAGGCATAACATTACCTTTAGAAGACAAATGGGTATTGACACCACAAGAGCAAACACTAATCGCAACAGCAACAGCTTCTTATAACGGGACAATTTTAGCTATAACAGATGCCAATCCTAATGTAGCTTTGGTCGATTTAAGAGCTGTGCTAGAACAAGCTTCTATATCTGGTTATGCTTATGATGATTATATAATGACTACAGATCTAGTTTTTGGAGGATTAGTAAGCTTAGACGGAATTCATTTAACGTCCAGAGGTTATGGATTAATGGCTAGAGAGTTTTTAGTTGCAATTGATGAAGCCTTTGGGTCAAATTTTATTGCTTCGGGATCAACTCCTAATGCTGGTAATTTGCCGACTAACTTCTCGTCTTCTTTGCAATAA
- a CDS encoding TonB-dependent receptor domain-containing protein, translated as MKTIFKIMMLFSFAFTFAQTTVKGKVTDNNGIPLPGANIIVVGTTSGTITDFDGNFTLLVNQEPPFTIQVSSVGFNTVTKEVTTNPQTIDITMVEGTSLDEVVISASRTPERIFESPVTIERFGLKEIKNTASADFYGGLENLKGVDVNTNSLTFKSINTRGFATFANTRFMQLVDGMDNSTPALNFPIGNLVGMTETDVLSVELLPGASSALYGANAFNGILFMRSKNPFDHQGISGYIKRGITSQEAAGDNEYTDLGIRLAHKFSDKFAAKVNFGYLKGTDWAATSEVDSDIIGGSRTTNLNYNGINVYGDEVSTDINSVAVTLEGLGILPGGANALVPSVNVSRTGYNERDLTNYNAESIKADWGLYYRPIEGNNLELSYVGKVGTGSTIYQGTNRYNINGFFQQQHKLEVRNDNFFLRGYVVADKAGDSYDMVFTGININRAWKDDNTWFGEYVGGYVTATLNGATNEEAHATGRAIAETGRFEPGTAEFKEAFNRSIENPDLSSGSKFQDASKYYHADANYNFSHLVDFADIQVGGSFRQYSLNSGGTIYTDNDGPINYSEFGIYTQIQKELELNEMMDLKLTGSLRYDKSEFFDGFFSPRLSAGLTVNDNHNIRASVQTGFRNPTTQDLFIGLDAGRAILVGSAPDNLDRWTRTFEVSGGGQALGQPGVITQTGAAAYNNSYTLNSVNALSATGNPAVLEIANPELIKPEQVTSVEVGYRGKFSRVIVDFSAYYNNYKDFISQEVVIAPYYGTVGDGSLSVAAISNGDFQAYSGYTNSSADVNSYGASIGLSTKVFKDFDLGGSYTFTKQDFDQEANPDFMTNFNTPEHKFKASFGNTDLFKNFGFNVAYRFSDDYFWEATFGNGVVPEFHVLDAQINLRVPSLKSSFKAGATNLTGKEYFTAFGTGFIGSMYYVSWTINNL; from the coding sequence ATGAAGACAATTTTCAAGATTATGATGCTGTTTAGTTTTGCATTTACTTTTGCACAAACTACAGTGAAAGGAAAAGTTACAGACAATAATGGTATCCCCCTTCCTGGAGCTAATATTATTGTTGTAGGAACGACCTCAGGAACAATTACAGATTTCGACGGAAACTTCACGTTACTAGTCAATCAAGAACCCCCTTTTACCATTCAGGTAAGTAGTGTTGGCTTTAACACTGTCACAAAAGAAGTAACCACTAACCCTCAAACTATAGATATTACAATGGTGGAAGGTACTTCCTTAGATGAAGTTGTTATTTCGGCTTCGAGAACACCAGAGCGTATTTTTGAATCTCCTGTAACGATAGAACGATTCGGACTTAAAGAAATAAAGAATACGGCTTCAGCCGATTTTTATGGTGGTCTAGAAAACCTAAAAGGTGTGGATGTTAACACCAATAGTTTAACGTTTAAATCCATTAACACGAGAGGATTTGCCACATTCGCCAATACCCGATTTATGCAACTCGTGGATGGTATGGATAACTCTACTCCTGCCTTAAACTTTCCAATTGGAAATCTTGTTGGTATGACTGAAACAGATGTATTAAGTGTTGAGCTTCTTCCTGGTGCTTCTTCAGCACTTTATGGAGCAAATGCCTTTAATGGTATTTTATTTATGAGAAGTAAAAACCCTTTTGATCATCAGGGAATCAGTGGCTACATTAAAAGAGGAATTACCTCTCAAGAGGCGGCTGGTGATAATGAATATACCGATTTAGGAATACGTTTAGCACATAAGTTTAGTGATAAATTTGCCGCTAAAGTGAATTTTGGATATTTAAAAGGAACTGATTGGGCAGCAACTAGTGAAGTTGATAGTGATATAATTGGTGGTTCAAGAACTACTAACCTAAATTATAACGGTATCAATGTTTATGGTGATGAAGTGTCTACAGATATAAATAGCGTAGCTGTTACCCTAGAGGGTTTAGGGATTTTACCCGGTGGAGCAAATGCCTTAGTCCCTTCTGTTAACGTAAGTAGAACAGGTTACAACGAACGTGATTTAACGAATTATAATGCTGAAAGCATTAAAGCCGATTGGGGCCTATACTACCGACCAATTGAAGGGAATAATTTAGAATTATCTTATGTTGGTAAGGTAGGTACTGGATCAACAATATATCAAGGCACAAACAGATATAACATTAATGGTTTCTTCCAACAGCAACATAAGCTAGAAGTTAGAAATGATAATTTCTTCTTAAGAGGTTATGTAGTTGCTGATAAAGCAGGAGATTCCTATGACATGGTATTTACTGGTATTAACATTAACAGAGCATGGAAAGACGACAATACGTGGTTTGGTGAGTATGTTGGTGGGTATGTTACAGCAACACTTAATGGTGCTACGAACGAAGAAGCTCATGCCACTGGACGAGCAATAGCAGAAACTGGTCGTTTTGAACCAGGAACTGCTGAATTTAAAGAAGCCTTCAATAGAAGTATTGAAAATCCTGATTTATCATCAGGTTCCAAATTTCAAGATGCTTCAAAATATTATCATGCCGATGCTAATTATAACTTTAGCCATCTTGTAGATTTTGCAGATATCCAAGTTGGTGGTTCTTTTAGACAATACAGCTTAAATTCAGGTGGAACTATTTATACGGATAATGATGGTCCTATTAACTACTCAGAATTTGGTATTTATACTCAAATTCAAAAAGAATTAGAGCTTAATGAAATGATGGATTTAAAATTAACAGGGTCGCTCCGTTATGACAAATCAGAATTTTTTGATGGGTTCTTCTCGCCAAGACTATCTGCCGGACTTACAGTCAATGATAATCATAATATTAGAGCCTCAGTACAAACTGGGTTTAGAAATCCTACAACACAAGATTTATTTATTGGTCTAGATGCAGGTAGAGCTATTTTAGTTGGTTCTGCGCCAGACAACTTAGACAGATGGACCAGAACCTTTGAAGTTAGTGGTGGTGGACAAGCACTGGGGCAACCGGGTGTCATTACCCAAACAGGTGCCGCAGCATATAACAACTCTTATACTCTAAATTCTGTTAATGCATTAAGTGCAACAGGAAACCCTGCAGTTTTAGAAATAGCAAATCCTGAATTAATTAAACCCGAGCAAGTAACATCGGTGGAAGTTGGATATCGTGGTAAATTTAGTAGGGTAATTGTAGATTTTAGTGCCTATTATAATAATTACAAAGATTTTATTTCTCAAGAAGTGGTAATTGCTCCTTATTATGGAACCGTAGGTGACGGATCCTTATCAGTTGCAGCCATATCAAATGGTGACTTCCAGGCATATAGCGGTTATACAAACTCTTCTGCAGATGTAAATTCTTACGGTGCTTCTATTGGACTATCAACTAAGGTATTCAAAGATTTTGATTTAGGAGGTAGTTATACATTTACTAAGCAAGATTTTGATCAAGAGGCAAATCCTGATTTCATGACCAACTTCAACACTCCAGAACATAAATTTAAGGCGTCATTTGGTAATACTGATTTATTTAAAAACTTCGGTTTTAATGTTGCCTATCGATTTAGTGATGATTATTTCTGGGAAGCTACATTTGGAAACGGTGTGGTTCCAGAATTTCATGTTCTTGATGCACAAATTAACCTGAGAGTTCCAAGTTTAAAGTCGTCATTCAAAGCTGGTGCGACCAACTTAACTGGTAAAGAATATTTTACAGCTTTTGGAACAGGATTCATAGGGTCTATGTACTATGTGTCTTGGACAATCAATAACCTATAA
- the glmS gene encoding glutamine--fructose-6-phosphate transaminase (isomerizing) — protein MCGIVGYIGHREAYPIILKGLKRLEYRGYDSAGIALYDGTDIKLSKTKGKVADLESKLESEITTNGTLGIGHTRWATHGVPNDINSHPHYSNSGDLVIIHNGIIENYESLKKELIKRGYTFKSDTDTEVLVNLIEDVKKNENLKLGKAVQIALNQVIGAYAIAVFDRNKPNEIVVARLGSPLAIGIGDDEFFIASDASPFIEYTKNAIYLEDEEMAIIRRDKGVKIRKIKDDSLVDPYVQELQLNLEQIEKGGYDHFMLKEIYEQPSAILDTFRGRLLTNEAIIKMAGVEDNMKKFLNANRIIIVACGTSWHAGLVAEYIFEDLARIPVEVEYASEFRYRNPIIYENDVVIAISQSGETADTLAAIKLAKSKGAFVFGVCNVVGSSIAREAHAGAYTHAGPEIGVASTKAFTTQITVLTLIALRLSRARGTISSSDFRRHLIELELIPDKVKKALESDAYVKTIAAIYKDVHNFLYLGRGYNFPVALEGALKLKEISYIHAEGYPAAEMKHGPIALIDENMPIVVIATKKGHYAKVVSNIQEIKSRKGKIIGIVTEGDKQVKELADHVIEVPETIESLTPLLTTIPLQLLSYHIALMLGKNVDQPRNLAKAVTVE, from the coding sequence ATGTGCGGAATTGTTGGTTATATAGGACATCGAGAAGCTTACCCTATCATTCTTAAAGGTTTAAAACGACTGGAATATAGAGGCTATGACAGTGCAGGAATCGCCCTTTACGACGGCACAGACATTAAGCTTTCTAAAACAAAAGGTAAAGTTGCTGATCTCGAATCAAAGCTAGAATCAGAAATCACTACAAATGGCACTCTCGGCATAGGTCATACACGTTGGGCAACTCATGGTGTGCCAAATGATATCAATTCACACCCGCACTATTCAAATTCTGGAGATTTAGTCATTATTCATAATGGAATCATTGAAAATTATGAGTCGCTTAAAAAAGAGCTGATAAAAAGAGGTTATACATTTAAGTCAGATACGGATACTGAAGTCTTGGTCAATTTAATCGAAGACGTCAAAAAAAACGAAAATTTAAAACTTGGTAAAGCAGTTCAAATTGCATTAAACCAAGTCATTGGAGCATACGCAATTGCAGTATTTGATAGAAATAAACCAAATGAAATTGTAGTAGCAAGACTTGGTAGTCCGCTAGCCATAGGAATCGGAGATGACGAATTCTTTATTGCAAGTGATGCTTCTCCTTTTATTGAATACACCAAAAACGCTATTTATCTGGAAGATGAAGAAATGGCAATTATTCGTCGTGACAAAGGGGTGAAAATTAGAAAAATCAAAGATGATTCTCTTGTCGATCCTTATGTACAAGAATTACAATTAAATTTAGAGCAAATTGAAAAAGGCGGGTATGACCACTTTATGCTCAAAGAAATTTATGAACAACCAAGTGCAATTCTGGATACATTTCGAGGCAGACTGCTTACCAATGAAGCCATTATTAAAATGGCTGGTGTTGAAGACAATATGAAAAAATTCCTCAATGCTAATAGAATTATCATTGTAGCTTGTGGAACTTCTTGGCATGCTGGCTTAGTCGCAGAATATATTTTTGAAGATTTAGCCCGAATTCCTGTTGAAGTAGAATATGCTTCCGAGTTTAGATATAGAAATCCAATCATTTACGAAAATGATGTCGTTATAGCAATTTCTCAATCCGGAGAAACTGCCGACACCCTCGCTGCTATTAAGTTAGCTAAATCTAAAGGGGCTTTCGTTTTTGGTGTGTGTAATGTGGTTGGGTCTTCAATCGCTAGAGAAGCACATGCTGGAGCCTATACGCACGCCGGCCCTGAAATTGGTGTTGCTTCCACTAAAGCATTTACAACACAAATTACGGTGTTAACACTTATAGCCTTGCGTTTATCTAGAGCTAGGGGCACGATTTCTAGTTCAGACTTCAGACGCCACTTAATAGAATTAGAATTAATTCCTGATAAAGTTAAAAAAGCTTTAGAATCTGACGCCTATGTAAAAACCATAGCTGCTATTTATAAAGATGTGCATAACTTTTTATACTTAGGACGAGGTTATAATTTCCCTGTAGCCCTTGAAGGAGCTTTAAAATTAAAAGAGATTTCTTACATCCATGCTGAAGGCTATCCAGCTGCGGAAATGAAACATGGACCTATTGCTTTGATAGATGAAAACATGCCAATTGTTGTTATTGCTACCAAAAAAGGACACTATGCAAAAGTTGTAAGTAATATTCAGGAAATAAAATCCCGTAAAGGAAAAATCATTGGAATTGTTACCGAAGGTGATAAACAAGTTAAAGAACTTGCAGACCACGTTATCGAAGTTCCAGAGACTATAGAATCGCTCACGCCACTTTTAACAACTATACCTTTACAATTACTTTCCTATCACATCGCACTGATGTTAGGTAAAAATGTAGATCAACCACGTAATTTAGCAAAAGCTGTTACCGTAGAATAA
- a CDS encoding DUF4270 domain-containing protein, translating to MKKRQIAFRNLAVLTFIVSSFIACDKDFANIDSDIINNDNATHFNTTSRDFDVLAYTKALDPVQTNNLPINYLGSYVEPNFGRSTAGFVTQLRPTLLNPDFGGDAEIDSVVLNIPYFSRAIGVTEEGETLYELDSIFGDESFNLSIYESNYFLRDFDPNATEIDEPQRYYANGSTGSDIVSQSQLEGTLLFEQLNFAPDPSQIVLTEDDEEVSRIPPALRVAFNTADDIQYWQEKIIDMSGSTELSNVNNFNNYFRGLYFKAESNTSPEGRMLLLNMASTAASITIFYTRDPFTEGAERLQTTVTLNFTGNRANFISNDFSISDGNEITGDESLYLKGGQGSVAEIKLFNGDNFDDDNTTDNPFETFKKEFVETDENGNFIKGKKLVNEANLIFYVNQDEIDGEEPNRIFLYDMNNNIPLADYFFDTSSSSDPRISRLIHLGRLQRENNEPTGNGIKYKLRITEHINNILLRDSTNVKLGLAVSGNINIEGNANQFDLLNGADTEETVPLSSIITPRGTVLYGNNTSNEEKKLYLEIFFTEPDN from the coding sequence ATGAAAAAAAGACAAATTGCCTTTAGAAATTTGGCAGTACTTACATTTATCGTGAGCTCTTTTATCGCTTGTGATAAAGATTTTGCGAATATTGATTCTGACATTATCAACAATGATAATGCCACTCACTTTAATACAACTTCTAGAGACTTTGATGTCTTAGCATATACTAAAGCTTTAGATCCCGTACAAACGAATAATCTACCCATAAATTACCTCGGTTCATACGTTGAACCTAATTTTGGCAGAAGCACGGCAGGTTTTGTAACGCAACTTAGACCTACGCTCTTAAATCCTGATTTTGGAGGTGATGCTGAAATTGATTCTGTAGTTTTAAATATCCCTTATTTTAGTAGAGCTATAGGCGTTACAGAAGAAGGCGAAACTCTTTATGAACTAGATTCCATTTTTGGAGATGAATCATTTAATCTATCCATTTATGAAAGTAATTATTTTTTAAGAGACTTTGATCCTAATGCTACCGAGATTGATGAACCTCAGCGCTATTATGCAAATGGTTCTACGGGATCAGATATCGTTAGCCAATCGCAACTTGAAGGTACATTGCTGTTCGAACAGCTTAACTTCGCACCCGATCCATCACAAATTGTATTGACTGAAGATGACGAAGAAGTATCTCGAATACCTCCTGCTTTAAGAGTAGCATTCAACACGGCCGACGATATCCAATACTGGCAAGAAAAGATAATTGACATGTCTGGTTCTACAGAATTAAGTAATGTCAATAACTTTAATAATTATTTTAGAGGGTTATACTTTAAGGCCGAATCTAATACTTCTCCAGAAGGAAGGATGCTGCTTTTAAACATGGCATCAACAGCTGCTAGTATTACAATTTTTTACACTAGAGATCCATTTACTGAAGGTGCCGAACGCCTACAAACTACTGTAACACTTAACTTCACAGGGAATAGAGCTAACTTTATTTCCAATGACTTTAGCATTTCTGACGGAAATGAAATTACAGGAGATGAAAGTCTTTATCTTAAAGGTGGACAAGGGTCTGTTGCCGAGATTAAATTATTTAATGGAGATAATTTTGATGATGACAATACCACAGATAATCCTTTTGAAACCTTTAAAAAAGAGTTCGTTGAAACCGATGAAAATGGAAATTTCATCAAAGGTAAGAAGTTGGTAAATGAAGCCAACCTTATATTCTACGTCAATCAAGATGAAATTGATGGTGAAGAACCTAATCGTATCTTCCTCTATGATATGAACAATAATATTCCATTAGCCGATTATTTCTTTGATACCTCAAGTAGTTCAGATCCTCGAATATCTCGACTTATACATCTTGGTAGGTTACAACGAGAAAACAATGAACCAACCGGTAATGGCATAAAATACAAATTACGAATTACCGAGCATATCAATAACATTCTACTCAGAGATTCTACGAATGTAAAACTAGGTTTAGCCGTTTCTGGAAATATTAATATTGAAGGAAATGCTAATCAATTCGATTTGTTAAATGGAGCTGATACGGAAGAAACCGTGCCTCTAAGCTCGATAATCACCCCTAGAGGAACTGTCTTATACGGTAACAACACTTCCAACGAAGAAAAAAAGTTATATTTGGAAATATTTTTTACCGAACCAGATAACTAA
- a CDS encoding glycogen/starch synthase, whose protein sequence is MKDKRILYVSSEVVPYLPETEISSMSFEAPKMVNKQGGQIRIFMPRYGNINERRHQLHEVIRLSGINLVINDLDMPLIIKVASIPKERIQVYFIDNEEYFKRKATLTDEEGNLFPDNDERAIFFAKGVIETVKKLNWSPDIIHVNGWLASLLPLYLKEFYKNEPLFTESKIVTSVYNQNFEGTLDKNMMNKVKFDNVDESKIKSLENPTYNNLMKIAIDHSDALIKGSNDLSKELDDYLNALDKPVLGYFPIEDFADHYTEFYNTKVLE, encoded by the coding sequence ATGAAAGATAAGAGAATATTGTATGTGTCTTCTGAGGTTGTACCATATTTACCAGAAACAGAGATTTCTTCAATGTCATTTGAAGCTCCAAAAATGGTAAACAAACAAGGTGGACAAATACGAATATTTATGCCACGTTATGGGAACATCAATGAAAGACGACACCAACTCCACGAAGTCATTAGGTTATCTGGGATTAATTTAGTGATAAATGACTTGGATATGCCTCTTATTATAAAAGTAGCCTCTATTCCAAAAGAAAGAATACAAGTGTATTTTATTGACAATGAAGAATACTTCAAAAGAAAAGCAACCTTAACAGATGAGGAAGGAAATTTATTTCCTGACAATGACGAACGCGCCATTTTCTTCGCAAAAGGGGTTATAGAAACTGTTAAAAAACTAAATTGGTCTCCTGATATTATTCATGTGAATGGATGGCTTGCATCCTTACTTCCACTATACTTGAAAGAGTTTTATAAAAACGAACCGTTATTTACCGAAAGTAAAATTGTGACTTCAGTATACAATCAAAACTTTGAAGGAACGTTAGATAAAAACATGATGAACAAAGTAAAATTTGATAATGTAGATGAAAGCAAGATTAAATCTCTTGAAAACCCTACCTATAACAATCTTATGAAGATTGCTATAGATCATTCGGATGCGCTGATCAAAGGATCAAATGATTTATCTAAAGAACTTGACGACTATTTAAATGCTTTAGATAAGCCAGTTTTAGGCTATTTCCCAATAGAAGATTTTGCCGACCATTACACTGAATTTTACAATACCAAAGTACTAGAATAG
- the panC gene encoding pantoate--beta-alanine ligase, which yields MKIFKNKSDLSAYVDVLKSKNKSLGFVPTMGALHDGHASLIKQGLKTNDFVAVSVFVNPTQFDNKEDLLKYPRTLESDVELLKDISEDRIIVYAPSVKDIYGSDVMSTSFSYDGLEHEMEGRFRDGHFDGVGTIVKRLFEIIKPNKAYFGEKDFQQLMIIKKLVQKYHIPVQVVGCKIHRGTDGLAMSSRNLRLKPAYKNAAPFIYKILKAAKVMFGTKSANKVTEWVQNQFEKHDLLELEYFIIADADTLKTVKRKSNKKSYRAFIAVYADDIRLIDNIALN from the coding sequence ATGAAGATTTTTAAAAATAAATCAGACTTAAGTGCATACGTGGATGTATTAAAGTCTAAAAACAAATCCTTGGGTTTTGTGCCTACTATGGGTGCACTGCATGATGGGCATGCATCGTTAATAAAACAAGGGTTAAAAACTAATGATTTTGTTGCCGTTAGTGTTTTTGTAAATCCGACACAGTTTGACAATAAAGAAGATCTTTTAAAATATCCAAGAACCTTAGAAAGCGATGTTGAGTTGCTCAAAGATATTTCCGAAGACCGTATTATAGTTTATGCGCCATCAGTTAAGGACATCTATGGTTCAGATGTGATGTCTACATCATTTAGTTATGATGGCTTAGAACACGAAATGGAAGGTAGATTTAGAGATGGTCATTTTGATGGTGTTGGCACCATTGTCAAACGTCTTTTTGAAATTATTAAACCTAATAAGGCTTATTTTGGGGAAAAGGATTTTCAGCAGTTAATGATTATTAAAAAACTAGTTCAAAAATACCATATTCCAGTGCAGGTGGTTGGTTGTAAAATTCATAGAGGAACTGATGGTTTAGCTATGAGTTCGCGAAATTTACGCTTAAAACCTGCATACAAAAATGCGGCACCTTTTATATACAAAATCTTGAAAGCTGCCAAAGTAATGTTTGGCACAAAAAGTGCTAATAAAGTGACAGAATGGGTTCAGAATCAATTCGAGAAACATGATTTATTAGAATTAGAATATTTCATTATTGCCGATGCTGATACCTTAAAGACTGTTAAACGAAAATCAAATAAAAAATCATATCGAGCATTTATTGCCGTATATGCAGACGATATTAGACTTATAGATAATATCGCACTAAATTAA
- the panD gene encoding aspartate 1-decarboxylase — MQIQVVKSKIHRVKVTGADLNYIGSITIDEDLMEAANIIQGEKVQIVNNDNGERLETYCIPGPRNSGEITLNGAAARKVAVGDTLILITYAFMNIEDAKVFKPSLVFPDEATNLLK; from the coding sequence ATGCAAATTCAAGTTGTAAAATCTAAGATTCACAGAGTAAAAGTGACAGGAGCAGACCTCAATTATATTGGTAGTATTACTATCGATGAGGACCTAATGGAAGCTGCAAACATTATACAAGGCGAAAAAGTTCAAATTGTTAACAATGACAATGGTGAACGCTTAGAAACCTATTGTATTCCAGGACCCAGAAATAGTGGAGAAATCACATTAAATGGTGCAGCCGCTAGAAAAGTTGCTGTTGGTGACACACTTATTTTGATAACTTATGCGTTTATGAATATCGAAGACGCAAAAGTGTTTAAGCCTTCATTGGTGTTTCCAGATGAGGCTACTAACCTGTTAAAATAA